From Stigmatopora nigra isolate UIUO_SnigA chromosome 5, RoL_Snig_1.1, whole genome shotgun sequence, a single genomic window includes:
- the sirt5 gene encoding NAD-dependent protein deacylase sirtuin-5, mitochondrial isoform X3: MILRQLTSRSLYALLRKGCHSQSMTRPSSDLAAFREHLSKASNIVILTGAGVSAESGVPTFRGKGGYWKKWQAQDLATPEAFSRNPSRVWEFYHYRREVMLTKNPNPAHLAIAECEERLSKQGRCVTVITQNIDELHRRAGSKNILEIHGSLFKTRCISCNHEAANYKSPICDALKGKGDPDPETHDAQIPLQNLPRCEQAGCSGLLRPHVIWFGEPLDSNMLTQADEALDKCDLCLVVMHAGVCVDCTQK, from the exons ATGATTCTACGCCAGCTCACCTCAAGAAGTCTTTATGCCCTTCTAAGGAAGGGGTGTCACAGCCAAAGCATGACCAGACCCAGTTCAG ACCTGGCAGCCTTCAGGGAGCACTTGTCCAAGGCATCTAATATAGTCATCCTCACCGGAGCAGGAGTGAGTGCAGAAAGTGGAGTCCCCACCTTCAGAGGCAAGGGGGGCTATTGGAAAAAGTGGCAGGCTCAG GATCTTGCCACTCCTGAGGCATTTTCAAGGAATCCATCTCGTGTCTGGGAGTTTTACCACTACCGTCGTGAAGTCATGCTTACAAAAAATCCCAATCCTGCTCACCTGGCCATCGCAGAGTGTGAGGAGCGTCTGTCCAAACAGGGTCGTTGTGTTACTGTCATTACTCAAAACATTGATGAACTTCACCGCCGCGCTGGATCCAAAAATATCCTCGAAATTCATG GAAGTCTGTTTAAAACGCGCTGTATAAGTTGCAATCATGAAGCAGCAAACTACAAGAGCCCCATTTGTGATGCTCTAAAGGGCAAAGG AGATCCAGACCCAGAAACACATGATGCTCAGATCCCTCTCCAGAACCTACCCAG GTGTGAACAAGCAGGGTGTTCTGGTTTGCTAAGACCACATGTGATTTGGTTTGGAGAACCTCTTGATTCAAACATGCTAACTCAAGCAGATGAAGCGCTGGATAAATGTGACCTCTGTTTAGTG GTTATGCATGCTGGCGTGTGCGTGGACTGCACACAAAAATAG
- the sirt5 gene encoding NAD-dependent protein deacylase sirtuin-5, mitochondrial isoform X1 has product MILRQLTSRSLYALLRKGCHSQSMTRPSSDLAAFREHLSKASNIVILTGAGVSAESGVPTFRGKGGYWKKWQAQDLATPEAFSRNPSRVWEFYHYRREVMLTKNPNPAHLAIAECEERLSKQGRCVTVITQNIDELHRRAGSKNILEIHGSLFKTRCISCNHEAANYKSPICDALKGKGDPDPETHDAQIPLQNLPRCEQAGCSGLLRPHVIWFGEPLDSNMLTQADEALDKCDLCLVVGTSSVVYPAAMFAPKVGARGVPVAEFNLDETPATRCFNFHFQGPCGMTLPAALSPHALEKQ; this is encoded by the exons ATGATTCTACGCCAGCTCACCTCAAGAAGTCTTTATGCCCTTCTAAGGAAGGGGTGTCACAGCCAAAGCATGACCAGACCCAGTTCAG ACCTGGCAGCCTTCAGGGAGCACTTGTCCAAGGCATCTAATATAGTCATCCTCACCGGAGCAGGAGTGAGTGCAGAAAGTGGAGTCCCCACCTTCAGAGGCAAGGGGGGCTATTGGAAAAAGTGGCAGGCTCAG GATCTTGCCACTCCTGAGGCATTTTCAAGGAATCCATCTCGTGTCTGGGAGTTTTACCACTACCGTCGTGAAGTCATGCTTACAAAAAATCCCAATCCTGCTCACCTGGCCATCGCAGAGTGTGAGGAGCGTCTGTCCAAACAGGGTCGTTGTGTTACTGTCATTACTCAAAACATTGATGAACTTCACCGCCGCGCTGGATCCAAAAATATCCTCGAAATTCATG GAAGTCTGTTTAAAACGCGCTGTATAAGTTGCAATCATGAAGCAGCAAACTACAAGAGCCCCATTTGTGATGCTCTAAAGGGCAAAGG AGATCCAGACCCAGAAACACATGATGCTCAGATCCCTCTCCAGAACCTACCCAG GTGTGAACAAGCAGGGTGTTCTGGTTTGCTAAGACCACATGTGATTTGGTTTGGAGAACCTCTTGATTCAAACATGCTAACTCAAGCAGATGAAGCGCTGGATAAATGTGACCTCTGTTTAGTG GTTGGCACGTCATCTGTGGTATATCCAGCGGCCATGTTTGCACCTAAGGTGGGGGCAAGAGGGGTACCTGTAGCAGAGTTTAATCTAGACGAAACACCAGCTACCAGGTGTTTTAA cTTTCACTTTCAGGGTCCATGTGGGATGACCTTGCCCGCTGCCTTGAGCCCTCATGCTcttgaaaaacaataa
- the sirt5 gene encoding NAD-dependent protein deacylase sirtuin-5, mitochondrial isoform X2 — protein sequence MTRPSSDLAAFREHLSKASNIVILTGAGVSAESGVPTFRGKGGYWKKWQAQDLATPEAFSRNPSRVWEFYHYRREVMLTKNPNPAHLAIAECEERLSKQGRCVTVITQNIDELHRRAGSKNILEIHGSLFKTRCISCNHEAANYKSPICDALKGKGDPDPETHDAQIPLQNLPRCEQAGCSGLLRPHVIWFGEPLDSNMLTQADEALDKCDLCLVVGTSSVVYPAAMFAPKVGARGVPVAEFNLDETPATRCFNFHFQGPCGMTLPAALSPHALEKQ from the exons ATGACCAGACCCAGTTCAG ACCTGGCAGCCTTCAGGGAGCACTTGTCCAAGGCATCTAATATAGTCATCCTCACCGGAGCAGGAGTGAGTGCAGAAAGTGGAGTCCCCACCTTCAGAGGCAAGGGGGGCTATTGGAAAAAGTGGCAGGCTCAG GATCTTGCCACTCCTGAGGCATTTTCAAGGAATCCATCTCGTGTCTGGGAGTTTTACCACTACCGTCGTGAAGTCATGCTTACAAAAAATCCCAATCCTGCTCACCTGGCCATCGCAGAGTGTGAGGAGCGTCTGTCCAAACAGGGTCGTTGTGTTACTGTCATTACTCAAAACATTGATGAACTTCACCGCCGCGCTGGATCCAAAAATATCCTCGAAATTCATG GAAGTCTGTTTAAAACGCGCTGTATAAGTTGCAATCATGAAGCAGCAAACTACAAGAGCCCCATTTGTGATGCTCTAAAGGGCAAAGG AGATCCAGACCCAGAAACACATGATGCTCAGATCCCTCTCCAGAACCTACCCAG GTGTGAACAAGCAGGGTGTTCTGGTTTGCTAAGACCACATGTGATTTGGTTTGGAGAACCTCTTGATTCAAACATGCTAACTCAAGCAGATGAAGCGCTGGATAAATGTGACCTCTGTTTAGTG GTTGGCACGTCATCTGTGGTATATCCAGCGGCCATGTTTGCACCTAAGGTGGGGGCAAGAGGGGTACCTGTAGCAGAGTTTAATCTAGACGAAACACCAGCTACCAGGTGTTTTAA cTTTCACTTTCAGGGTCCATGTGGGATGACCTTGCCCGCTGCCTTGAGCCCTCATGCTcttgaaaaacaataa